The genomic interval TCGTTTATAACTCTTAAGACCAATGAATTAGTGTGACTGATCTTGTGAATGTAGCGTGTTCGACAGTAGTCTCAAACCATGCAATGCAACTCTGATAGCAAGAGGTACCATCGCGACTGTGCGAGTAGCCGTGGGAGGTCGAAAGTAGCCCATGTGGCCTGCGTGCTGTGACCAGTATCACAAAACGTAGTATAGCTTAGTGTCATTACTCGTGTTCCAAAGCACCTCGTATTGTCTCCCGGTGGATCGTACGCTGACGGGTGCCAGGCTGTCTGTTCAACGTGTCTAGGGATCGTCAGTGTCTGGTTTGACAACACCAACGAGCATTCACTCAGAAAGAAGCCTACCGGGTAGTGCACCGGAACTGGAGTCGCATGGCATCCAGCATCCGGCTGCGCCCAGGTCACAGGCGAAGAGCAGAATGAGGGCTTGTGCGTGTTTGGAGATAGTCAACGGTCTGTGCTATCTCGGTAGTCGGGACGTGACGAGGGTATCTGGTGGAATGACATCTGTGTAGTAATCCACGTTCTTACCGTGGAAGGGTCGTGGTGGCATGGTGCATCTCGTGGAAATCGGTATAGTAATCCACCGGCTCGTGGTGTTTCTATCTCGGAGCGGCCGACCGGGTGTCTGTTTCCACCCACAGGTTCGCGTGTTGCTCCAGGGTATCTGTGAGTGTGCACTGTAGGAAGAAAGAAGCTGTTGTGCAGGAAGGAGCCCTGTTGGGGGGCCCTAGACATACCCCTCCAGCGCCCCTCCAGCAGTCACATTAAGTTCGAAACGTGGTTCGGAATTTTAGTGAGTTTGAAAATAGGCTATAATAGTGGGGGAAAAAATGGCACTGGTAGACCAGCACCAGAAGAGATACTCACACGGAGTACACGAAAAGACCGGATAAGGGCCAAAAAGAATGGTCCCtagcaggatcgaactgctgaTCTTCGCGTTGCAAAGAGGCTAATTTCTTATTAGCACGacgccttaaccaactgggccaaggGACCGATCTTGACAGATTTTAATTGTGGCCATGGTGAGCTGAAAGTGAAAGATAAGCTGtatgaatcattagaataaaaaaaaaaaaaaatcggtaatgaatcattagaaacagaaaaaaaatgtagATATATTTATCCGTTCAAGAGATGGAACAGAAAGAGTACATGAACAAGCAAACACGAATGTCATGCGCTCTTCTGAACAACCGCATCCGAATCAGATTTGCCGGTATAACAGTGTCTTCAGGCTCAAGTGGTTGGAATGTATTTAtctagaataaaaaaataataaaaaaaaattagaaAGAGTGAtttaaataaaaaattagaaaaaatagaaaaacATCAGTAAAGgatagaaaaaaaaacctccAACTACATCTACACCCTCTTGTCAATCTAAAAATACATTGGTTACATCTACTCGACCCGCTGCTTGTTGGCTATGCCAAAATAGGCACCAGCAACGCCAGCAAGAACAATGTAGACCAACTGGATAGCTCCAAAGGTGACGAGCCAGCCGGTAGAGATCTTGTACACATAGTACATGTAGATGACGTACGAAAcgttgttgatggtgtcTGCGGCGAATtggcccagcagctgctcctgccaGCTCACAGGCGTCTCGTTAGAGTAGAACTTGTCCTTGGAAATGACGTACAAGTTGTCACGGAGCGACTGTCCAAATCTGTCCAGCTCGCTGATGAGGGAAATCCAGAACAGAGCCCATCCCAAACCGTTGCTCTTGCTGAGGGATTGCTCCACGCCATACGCCTCTTTGAAGAAGTCGATAGTGGCTACTCCCTTGGCTAGCGCTGTGAGTGTCAGAATCGTGCCCTGGACTCGTCGGTACGCCTCCATCGATTCGCCATCGTGTTGCTGGTCAGCTTCCGTTTCCACGGGCTCCATATGTTCGTTTTCCATGGTGTGAGTGATGACGGCGAAGTAGCAAGGTTCGAGTAGCGCATCTTCGTGCAGCACACCAAACGCTGCTTGTGAGACATGTCCCTGCCTGTATGGCAGAGAGCCTCTCCCCTCTGATCTTCATTAAataaaattaaattaaacGCCTAATATACAAATCTATAACCGCAAAAACTAGTAATCCACAGGAGTGTCCCAGATGGGAATGTGGCCAAGCTCGGCAAACTCAAtcgcctccttcttcttgccctttttgttcacctcctcaatcttgtaCCAAGCTCCCTTGTCGGTGGCATCCACCCCAGCAGCCTCAgtctcctcaacctccacGGTAGAGAGTCCATAGGGATCCTGCGCCATCCAGATGAGAGGACCAGGAGCAGATGTGGCAGGGTGCAGGAAGGCtgccttctcctgctcaaTGGTcagaggagcagcaggctcgTGGAAGTAGGGAGTCAGGAAAGTCTTCTGCAGATGTCGAGGAGCCAGCTGCTCGTAGGGACTGAGGAACTGCATGATGGTCGACTGGTGGGTGGGAGGTCGGTAGTGAGGATCCTCACCGCCGTCGTACGAGGTGTAcgtgttggtggtggtagcAATCTTCTCAGTATCGGTCTCAACGCCATCCTTCTCAGAAGACAGAATGGGGTGCTCCTGAGGAACACCCAGGTTGGCAGAATGTGTAGCCCTGATATTGCCTTGCTCATCGGGAAGGTAGGCATGGGCGTCAGAGAAGACGTCACCAGAGAGACGAGGAGGGGCATCAAGAAGACGCTGCTTCTCGGGGGCGCCGACAGCACACTCTCGCATCAGGTTGATGGGCACAGCGTCCAGCAGAGGGTTGAAGGCCTTGAGCATGGTCttgtggaagaagcaggtgaagacgaggaagatgacCTGCAGAGCAAGCGGTCCCCAAGACTTTGCCATAATGAACAGAGCCAGCATGAAAATCTGGCCAAAGTAAATGCCGAGCATGGTTTGTCGCAGAGCTCGAGAGTAGTAGATTCCTCGCCCATCAGCAGGCACCTCGCAGTATAccaggttgttgaggaaAACGAGGTAGATGAGAGCGAAACCAACGGCGGAAAAGACAAGGATGATGGGCGAGACACACGCGTAGGCGATTGAAACAACAATCAGGAACGTGTACATGGGGAAGACAGTTCCCCAGGAGGTAGAGCCAAGAATGTTGTATCGGGTCCACATCTTACGGGGAGTGTTGTCGAGCAGAGTGCCGAGCAGCTTGAAGAGAATCAGAGCGACAATCTGCAGCAGGGCACCACCAGGGAAAGACAGGGCCTGCAGCATGATGTAGGACACAAAGAAGTTAGACGACTTGGGCAAATTACCGGACAGCATCGTCATGACGGATCCTGGgttgtccttgatggccttgacggtggcagctgcagaagaggcaaaggtggtgatgaggaaGACGTTAACAAACTGGAAAGCAAAGTAGGCGTTCTGTGTGTAGTACTCGACCCGGGTAGTGGTGGGGCAACCAGCCTGTTTGGCACACTGTCGGATGATGATGGGAAGCAGCATCATGAGCACAGCCATAAGAATGGTGGGGAGCAGACCAGACACCAGACCCTGCAGCTGCGAGGgcaggttgttgaggaagTCGAGGAAGGGAACAAGACCAGTCAGCGACttgatgttggagaaggaaccaaccacagccacagGGATGGCCCACAGCACAATCAGGGCGGTCAGGAAGGCCTTGACAAccatggccttggtgaCTCGCTCCCACCACTTGACTCGCAGGTTGGACCAGATGACCTCGTCGGGAGAGATACCGGTGTATCGAGGGGCAGCGTGCAGAGCCTTGTGGTGGGCAAGCAGCTGGTAGGCGACCTGGGCGTCCTCCTGGGTGTTGAAGAGCACAAACGCGGAGTTTAGCTTGTCGTTCTGGTCTAGATGGGCCTGCATGTCTTCAATCTCTCGGTTCAGCTTGCCCACCTCGGTTCGGGCGTAGTTGATGGTATCAACCTTCTCTCCAATGAGGAACTTGAGTCGGTGAGTGGGTCGCTTCTTGTCGAGCACAAACGTGGACATATTTCCGTCCTGGAACGACAGATCCTTGGGGGTCTTGCCCTTGTTTTCGGCCTTAAGCTTGTTTTTGATAGCCATCTTGATCATTTTGTTTTCGGCTCCCTCCAGCTTGCCAGCTAGTTTTTCTCGCTCGGCAaccttcttctcaatcttcttgaagtTTCGCGACACGTAGACGGTGTGCACGCCTCGGAAGAGCTTTCGCAGCTCGGTCTCGTCCTGGTAGTCTTCGGGCAGCGAGGTGATGAGCACGACTCGCGACGAGAGTCGGGTGGAGTAGGCGGGGGAGGTCAGAACCGCCTGTCGGATGGAAATGAAGTAGACAAACTCTCGGTAGATCATAAACAGACAGAATCCAAAGAAGATCCAGCCAAGCAGAACGTGGGCGTAGAATCGGTTGGACTCGGAGGGCGACAGAATGTTTGTGAAGCCCAGCAGGTTGAGACCCCCGGCATCTCCCTTGCCAGTGGCATTGACGGGCAGCAGAATGGGGTACAGAAGCACAATGcccacaaccacaatgaTGAACGACAGTCGGATGTATCGCAGGAAGAAGTAGCCGTCGAGTccggcctcctccagaatTCGCgagtccttcttgtgcCACAGCTGCATCAGCCACGACACCGGGGACACGGCCTGCGGTTCGGTTCGCTCTCGCTCCGGCACCGTTGGCAGGAACGATCGGGGTTGGTAGATTCGCTTGAACTTGGGTCGCAGAATGAGAAAGGCAATGAAAAACACGCCGAGCGTCACTCCGTTGGAAATCAACGTCGTGACCATGTTGGACACCGAGGTGTCCTGGGTGTTGGCCTCTCCGTTGTCGGCAGCCATTTCGGAATCAGGTTTTGGTAGTGTCGAGGGGTCGGCTAAGTTGGACAATACAATTGGGCTTTTTTGCTACAGGGCCCACCCACGTATTAATATGTGAGGTACGCACATGGAGACGGGGGGCACAAACGGGCTCGTTACACAAACGGATTTAGGTTCAGGGGAACAATAGGAAGGTTTAAGTTTTGGAGAGTCCTGCAATGCAACGTTATGCATGCAACTGCTTGTTCGGTGGTGCTAGGAATGTGGTCTAGGAATGTGCAAACAATTTGGGGGGTGGTCAACGGGGGCGTTGGAGGTACGTTTTGGCAATTTTGAGATGTAAAATCGACTTCAACGCGTCAAAAGGGCCCATATGGCTACTTTGAACGCCAGATTACCGCCCCTACATCCACCCCCGCCCCCCGCTATACTTTTGAGTGCACTCTAAAAAGAAACACTGTGGAGCCCTCGTCACGAGAAGCTGTCAAACCCGGTAGGGGTCTAGTTTGCGCCGTAATAATCAGTCAGCGATACAAATAGGTCTGCTGGAACCGTCGCAACGAGAGGCATGCTGTGGACCCCCTATTCCCGTCCTGGCTCGTCTTGTCGGCCATTTGGACCCTTGCAAGACAGGTCCCTTCAAGGTTCCATTGTCATCTCCACCTACGATAATAGGCAGGCACAGTCGATCGACAGAGCCCAAAGATACGTGTTGGAAGAGCAGCTCGACACGTCCGAGAGGGGGTCCATTACACCCGTTGCTCTGCAAGTCCTGCTCCATTGCTCTTGCTCCCGTAGCTGCATACGATaagactacttgtacggtagTGCGGTTTGGAGAACGACTTAGAGGCGTCCGCAAGCAGTCTAGGACCACGCTAGGGACGCTACCGACACTAGAGTGGAGTGGAGAATCGGGGTCTGGTGGGCCCATTTCGTTTGCCATCCTTGCTATTCTCAAAGTCGGAACAGACAAGACAAGGCAGACAAGACAGTAGTCGTCCTTGAATTACGCCATGCATCgaaagaaagaagactGGATGAGTAGCAAGGTGGCAGAGAAAAGTGTCTTTTTGTTCCCGAAAGTTGCGACAAGACCATGGAAGGTCTGGATTGTCAACTTTCCGTGTCCACATTTCCTctatcgtacttgtactgtactcctACTCTACCTATACCATACTTGAACTGTACTGCCAACGCACTCTGCAGATGCCAATTTCCCAATCGGAAAGCAAGCCTGTACTTCAGTACTTTTTGTGCACATCTCCTGCCCTTTTGGACCCATGGCGCACGGCTGGAATCTGCAATCTTTTGTCTTTTATTGTGGCAAACGTCAAAACGTGTTTTAGTTGGTCGATCGGAGCAAGACTGCGAGCGAAGACTGAAGACTACGAAGACTGATAACTGAGCCGAGAGCTGTTGgctggtcatgtgattcGAGGGAGAATCATATCGCCGACCCCCTAGAGACTGATTCCATGACGTGTTTTATTTTCTACAGTGTCTATAGCGGGAGTTCTTTCGccattttttatttttgtagtttttttgttttttttcaattatttttttccttttccttttttcgTTTGCCGT from Yarrowia lipolytica chromosome 1F, complete sequence carries:
- a CDS encoding uncharacterized protein (Compare to YALI0F10439g, no similarity), producing MENEHMEPVETEADQQHDGESMEAYRRVQGTILTLTALAKGVATIDFFKEAYGVEQSLSKSNGLGWALFWISLISELDRFGQSLRDNLYVISKDKFYSNETPVSWQEQLLGQFAADTINNVSYVIYMYYVYKISTGWLVTFGAIQLVYIVLAGVAGAYFGIANKQRVE
- a CDS encoding uncharacterized protein (Compare to YALI0F10461g, similar to uniprot|Q03516 Saccharomyces cerevisiae YMR266w and DEHA0F12254g Debaryomyces hansenii); this translates as MAADNGEANTQDTSVSNMVTTLISNGVTLGVFFIAFLILRPKFKRIYQPRSFLPTVPERERTEPQAVSPVSWLMQLWHKKDSRILEEAGLDGYFFLRYIRLSFIIVVVGIVLLYPILLPVNATGKGDAGGLNLLGFTNILSPSESNRFYAHVLLGWIFFGFCLFMIYREFVYFISIRQAVLTSPAYSTRLSSRVVLITSLPEDYQDETELRKLFRGVHTVYVSRNFKKIEKKVAEREKLAGKLEGAENKMIKMAIKNKLKAENKGKTPKDLSFQDGNMSTFVLDKKRPTHRLKFLIGEKVDTINYARTEVGKLNREIEDMQAHLDQNDKLNSAFVLFNTQEDAQVAYQLLAHHKALHAAPRYTGISPDEVIWSNLRVKWWERVTKAMVVKAFLTALIVLWAIPVAVVGSFSNIKSLTGLVPFLDFLNNLPSQLQGLVSGLLPTILMAVLMMLLPIIIRQCAKQAGCPTTTRVEYYTQNAYFAFQFVNVFLITTFASSAAATVKAIKDNPGSVMTMLSGNLPKSSNFFVSYIMLQALSFPGGALLQIVALILFKLLGTLLDNTPRKMWTRYNILGSTSWGTVFPMYTFLIVVSIAYACVSPIILVFSAVGFALIYLVFLNNLVYCEVPADGRGIYYSRALRQTMLGIYFGQIFMLALFIMAKSWGPLALQVIFLVFTCFFHKTMLKAFNPLLDAVPINLMRECAVGAPEKQRLLDAPPRLSGDVFSDAHAYLPDEQGNIRATHSANLGVPQEHPILSSEKDGVETDTEKIATTTNTYTSYDGGEDPHYRPPTHQSTIMQFLSPYEQLAPRHLQKTFLTPYFHEPAAPLTIEQEKAAFLHPATSAPGPLIWMAQDPYGLSTVEVEETEAAGVDATDKGAWYKIEEVNKKGKKKEAIEFAELGHIPIWDTPVDY